Proteins from one Chroococcidiopsis sp. CCMEE 29 genomic window:
- a CDS encoding DNA recombination-mediator protein A yields the protein MINQSQSIDVSKIDTLAQELATIQQTGAKRIALLGSRHVPLTHQHLIEMMSYALVLSGNRLITSGATGTNSAAIRGAMRADPNLLTVILPQSLERQPQESRQQLEQVMHLVENAGNDKLSLAEASSICNKEIVSRCQQLICFAFHDSHTLLQTCQEAEDQRKVVTLFYFD from the coding sequence TTGATCAATCAGAGCCAGTCAATAGATGTATCCAAAATTGATACATTAGCGCAAGAATTGGCGACAATTCAGCAAACGGGTGCTAAGCGCATAGCTTTGTTGGGTTCCCGTCATGTTCCTCTTACTCATCAGCATCTCATTGAAATGATGAGCTATGCTTTGGTTTTATCCGGCAACCGTCTCATTACCTCTGGTGCAACTGGCACTAATTCAGCTGCCATCCGGGGTGCTATGCGAGCTGACCCGAATTTGTTGACGGTGATTCTGCCCCAAAGCTTAGAGCGCCAGCCTCAAGAATCACGCCAGCAACTAGAGCAGGTAATGCATTTGGTGGAAAATGCGGGTAATGATAAATTATCCCTCGCGGAAGCTAGTTCTATCTGCAATAAAGAGATTGTCTCCCGTTGCCAACAACTAATCTGCTTTGCATTTCATGACAGCCACACTCTGTTGCAAACTTGCCAAGAAGCAGAAGATCAAAGGAAAGTGGTGACTTTGTTCTACTTTGATTAA
- a CDS encoding YajQ family cyclic di-GMP-binding protein, translating into MASTYSFDIVSDFDWQELVNAIDQTVRDIKSRYDLKDTQTTVDLGEQAITINTDSEFTLESVHNILREKAAKRQLSQKIFDFGKVESASGSRVRQEVKLKKGISQEIAKQITKLIRDEFKKVQASIQGDAVRVSSKAKDDLQTVIQRLKQEDLPVALQFTNYR; encoded by the coding sequence ATGGCTTCTACTTATTCTTTCGACATTGTTAGCGACTTTGACTGGCAAGAATTGGTCAATGCCATCGATCAAACTGTTCGAGATATCAAAAGTCGCTACGACCTCAAAGATACTCAGACCACTGTTGATTTGGGTGAACAAGCTATCACCATTAACACGGACAGCGAGTTCACCTTAGAGTCTGTTCACAACATACTGCGGGAAAAAGCCGCTAAACGCCAACTTTCGCAGAAAATCTTTGACTTCGGCAAAGTTGAATCAGCCAGCGGTAGCCGCGTTCGACAAGAAGTCAAGCTTAAAAAAGGGATCAGCCAGGAAATTGCCAAGCAAATCACTAAGTTGATTCGGGACGAGTTTAAAAAGGTGCAAGCCTCGATTCAAGGAGACGCTGTACGTGTTTCCAGTAAAGCCAAGGATGACCTTCAAACCGTCATTCAACGCTTGAAACAGGAAGACTTGCCTGTAGCTTTGCAGTTTACAAACTACCGTTAG
- a CDS encoding nuclear transport factor 2 family protein, with protein sequence MQDLIELEEQGWQALSSEGEASKKFYSSVLRDDAVMLFPSGMLIDGKEKILESLAAQPWKSFQIEEPQVISLSQNAGVLVYRVTAQREGSDPYVALISSTYVFCDGTWKLVLHQQTPV encoded by the coding sequence ATGCAAGATCTAATTGAACTCGAAGAGCAGGGATGGCAAGCTCTCTCATCGGAAGGAGAGGCGAGCAAGAAGTTCTATAGTTCTGTTCTCCGCGACGATGCGGTCATGCTCTTCCCGAGTGGCATGCTCATAGATGGAAAAGAGAAAATCTTGGAATCTCTAGCCGCTCAACCTTGGAAATCGTTCCAAATAGAAGAGCCGCAAGTGATTTCATTATCGCAGAATGCCGGAGTGCTCGTATACAGAGTTACTGCACAACGCGAAGGTAGCGATCCATACGTAGCTCTTATCAGTAGCACGTATGTATTTTGTGATGGAACGTGGAAGTTGGTTCTTCACCAGCAGACACCCGTGTGA